One Burkholderia vietnamiensis LMG 10929 genomic window, CGGCGCGCTGGAACGCATCCAGCAGACCTACGCGCGGCTCGAGGCGTTCAACGCGGACGTCGCGCACGAGCTGCGCACGCCGATCAGCATCCTGATCGGCCAGACGCAGGTGGCGCTGACGAGCCGCGACCGCTCGGTCGACCGGATGCGCCAGACGCTGCAGTCGAACCTCGAAGAGTTCGAACGGCTGCGCGTGATCATCAACGACATGCTGTTCCTGTCGCGCAGCGATCGCGGCGAACGCGCGACCGACCTGAAGCACGTGTCGCTCGCCGACGAAGTGCGGCGCATGCTCGACTTCCTCGAAATTCCGCTCGACGAGGCGCAATTGCGCGTGCAGCTGCACGGCGATGCGCGCGCGGCCGTCGATCCGTCGCTGTTCCGGCGCGCGATGACGAACCTGCTGATCAACGCGATCCAGCATTCGGCGCCCGGTGCGACGCTGACCGTCACGATCGCGCGCCGCGACACGCTCGTCGACGTGTCGGTCGCGAACCCCGGCGAGCCGATCGACCGCGAGCAGCGCGCGCACGTGTTCGAGCGTTTCTACCGGCTCGAGGAAGCGCGCGCGAACAGCAAGGAGAACCACGGGCTCGGGCTGTCGATCGTCAAGGCCGTCGCGGAGATGCACGGCGGCGGCGTGTTCGTCACCTGCTCGGGCGGCGTCAACACGTTCGGCTTCTCCGTGGCGATACATGCGGACGGCCGCGCTCCCGCGCGCGGTGTCGAGGCCGACGGGCCGCCCGTGCTGGCGCAGGCATCGCGCGCGCTGCGCTGACGGTCCGCGCGCCGAGGGCAGTTTTCTTCAATACGGGCCGACGCGGCGCCCGTAGTCTCGATGCGACTTTCAACCTGTCGCATGGAGACACCTGATGAGCATGCTGGTTTCGATGGCCGCGTTCGCGCTGGCGTCGTCGATCACACCCGGTCCCGTCAACATCGTCGCGCTCAGCGCGGGCGCACGCCACGGTCTTGGCGCGAGCCTGCGCTATGCGGCCGGCGCGACGCTCGGTTTCGTCGCGCTGTTCCTGCTGATCGGCCTCGGCATGCACGCCGCGCTCGCGCGCTGGCCGATGCTGACCACGGCGATCCAGTGGTCGGGTATCGCGTTCCTGCTTTACCTCGCGTTGCGGCTCGCGCTCGACGACGGCCGGCTGCCGGCCGACCCGCATGCAGCGGACGCGGCCGGCCCGTCGGCGGCCGCAGGCGCCGCGATGCAGTGGCTCAACCCGAAGGCGTGGCTCGCCTGTGTGGCGGCGATGGGCGCCTATGCGGCCGACGGCGACCGCGCACAGGTGTGGCAGTTCGCGGCGCTGTATCTGGTGATCTGCTTTGCGTCGATCGCATGCTGGGCGTACGCGGGCGCCGCGCTGCGGGAACGGCTCGCGAACGCGCGCCGGATGCGGCTGTTCAACCGCGCGATGGCGCTGCTGCTCGCCGGCAGCGCGCTGTATCTGCTCGACGTGTAGCGGCGGCGCTTCGTTGCATGCGGCCGCCCGTCGATGATGACGGCCGCACTGCTCGCCTCAACTCGCCGCGCTTCGATACTGGCCCGGCGTCGCGGCCGCGATGCGGCGGAACGCACGCTGGAAATGCGCCTGATCCGCGAAGCCCGCATCGAGCGCGACGTCGGCGATCGGCCGGCCGCGCCGCAGCTCCGCGCGGCCGTACTGCACGCGCCGGTCGATCAGGAATGCGTGCGGCGTCATCCCGTAACGGGCGTTGAACGCGCGGATCAGATAGGACGGCGACAGGCCGGCGGCCGCGCAGATCGCATCGAGCGTGACGGCCTGACGGCAATGCGCGGCGATGTAGTCGGCCGCGCGCGCGAGCTTGGCGTTGTCGGCGCCCGGCCGGCGCCCGGCCGGCAACGCGCGGTCGAGCGCGCGATGCAGCGCGGTGAAGAACTCGACCGCCGCGCTTTCCTTGCCGAGCGGATCGACCTCGGCCGCGACGAGCGTGCGATAGAAGCCGCCGAACTGCGCGAACAGGTCGCGCCGCTGCGTCGCCTTCGCGGCGAAGCCGTGGAAATCGCAGTTCGGGCTGCGTCCCAGCGAATGCTGCAGACGCGCGAGCCACGGCACGTCCACGTAGACCATCCGGTATGCCCACGGATCGGCGCCGTCGGGATTGCACGCATGCACCTGCTCGGGATCGACGATCACGAGCACGCCGCGCCCCACGTGTTCCTTGCGCGCGCCGTTCAGATAGGTGCTCGTGCCGCCGACGATCGCGCCGAGCGAAAACGTGTCGTGCGTGTGCTTCGCGTAGCAGATCGACCGGCCGTCGTCGACGCTGCGCGCCTCGATGAACGGCAATGCGGTGTCGCGCCAGAACGGCGACGGCACGGCGGCAGGACGGGCGGAACGGCTCACGCGACAGGTTCCCGGTTCGGACGGCAAACGCACACCGTACAAGACTGCGCGGCGCGGCGCAACAGCGAACGGACGCGTTGCCGCCGAATCGCCTAAGCTTTGGGTTCCACCCGCCGCGGCGCACGCGGCGGTTCCCTTCCTTCTTTCACCGGTACGCTCATGCACATCGATCTGACAGGCAAGACCGCGGTCGTCACCGCTTCCACCGCCGGCATCGGGCTGGCAATCGCCGAGGGGCTCGCACGTGCGGGCGCGCGCGTGATCGTCAACGGGCGCAGCGACGAGTCGGTCGAAGCCGCCCTCGCGCAGTTGCGCGCCACGGTGCCCGGCGCGCAATTCGACGGCGTCGCCGCCGATCTGTCCGACGCTGCAGGCGTCGCACGTGTCACGCAGCACACGCCGGACGCCGACATCCTCGTCAACAATGCCGGCATCTACGGGCTGAAGGCCTTCTTCGACATCGCCGACGACGAGTGGTCGCACTACTTCGAGATGAACGTGATGTCGGGCGTGCGTCTCGCGCGGCACTACCTGAAGGGGATGCTCGCGCGCAACACGGGGCGCATCGTGTTCATTTCGTCGGAATCGGGCTTGAACATTCCGGTCGACATGATTCATTACGGCTTCACGAAAACCGCGCAGCTGGCGATCGCGCGCGGGCTCGCGAAGCTCGCGGCCGGCACCAACGTGACGGTCAATTCGGTGCTGCCCGGCCCGACGATGTCGGAAGGCGTGCGCGCGATGCTGAAGCAGACCGCCGACGAAACCGGCCGCAGCATCGACGACGTCGCGGTCGATTTCGTGCGCAGCCAGCGCGCCAGCTCGATCATTCAGCGGCCGGCGACCACCGAGGAAGTCGCGAATCTGGTCGTGTACGTTTGCTCGCCGCAGGCGTCGGCGACGACGGGCGCCGCGTTGCGCGTCGACGGCGGCGTGGTAGACACGATCGCGTGACGGCAGTGTGACAGCGCACGACGGCGGGCCTTGCGCCTTGCCGTCTGCCTTGCCGTCGTACTAGCGCGCGGCGGCCTTGTGCGACTGGAGCATGCCCTTGCGGTCGGCATCCATGCAGGTGTCGAAGCCGGATCGCGTGACCGCGCCGGCCTTGTCGAACACGACGAAATAAGGCCGGTGTTCGTTGCCGTGTTCGATGAAGTAGTTGTAGCAGACGCCGCTGCCGTTGCGGACCATCCACACGCTGCGCGGGTTGCCGGCAGCGCGCACGACGTCGGCGCGGGTCGCGCCGTGCCGCGATGCGGCGCGCGGCAACGGCGTGCGTGAATACGAGAACGGCAGCCACGAGTCGAACCACGCGCAGCCATGCAGCATCAGGCAACTGGCGGCCAGGGACAGCGTCGCGGCGGGACGGGACAACGGAATCAATCGCATGCTCGGGGAAACCTGCTGCGCCATGCCGGCGTGATCGAAAGCCCCATGCTACTCGACCTTTGGGTCCGGATCGAAAAGAAATCTACAGACAGGTGGCCGGCGCGCCGGCCGACGCCGCACGGCACGCGAGCGAATCGTCATGCATCGTTGCGCCGCCACGCGGCCTGCACATGCGCCCGCGCGAGCGCAGCGCGCCGACGCGCCGGCCGGCGCGTCCATCGTCATGCGACCCACTCGGACCACAGCATCGTCAGCACGGTCATCAGCGCGGGGCCGACGAACAGTCCGATCAGCCCGAACGTCTCGGCGCCGCCGAGGATCCCGAACAGCACCAGCAGGAACGGCAGCCGCGTCGAGTTGCCGATCAGCACCGGCCGCACGAAATGCTCGGCGACGAACACGACGACGATGCCGAGCGCCAGCACGACGATCGCCCATGCCGTCGCGCCCTGCACGAACAGCCAGAGCGCCGCGCCGCAGAACACGATCGGCGCGCAGAACGGCAGCATCGCCGCCACGGCCGTCACGAAGCCGAGCAGCGCCGCATGCGGCAGCCCGGCCAGCGCGTACGCGACGCCGAGAATCGCGCCTTCGCCGAGTCCGACGACGACGAGCCCCGTCACGGTGCCGTACACGGCCGCGACCATCCGCTCGATCAGCGCGGCGCCGCCGCGTCCGAACGCACGCCGCGCGCCCAGCAGCAACGCGCCCGACAGCTGGTGGCCGGCGCGCATGATGACGAACAGCGTGACCAGCATGAAGCCGAATTCGAACAGCGCGTGTGCGAGCTTCGTGCCGAATTGCCGCCCGAACGCGATGACCTTCTCGCCGTTCGCGCCATGCATCGCCGTGCCCGCGTGCAGCGGGTGACCGAGATTGGCCTGCCACCAGTCGGCGATCTGCGTGGAGCCGTAGGGCAAGCGGCTCACCACGTCGGGCAGCGCGATGCCGTTGTCCTGGATCGAGTGCAGCCAGATGCGCAGGTCGTGCGCCTGCGCAATCGCCTGGCCGAGCGCGATCGCGACCGGCAGCACGACCAGCAGCGAGACGCCCGCGGTGACGACGGTTGCAATCAGAGTCGGCCGGTCGCGAAACCAGCGGTTCGATTCGAAGCGCTTCAACAGCGGCCACAGCGCGATCGCGATCACGCAGGCCCACGCGATGGCGGGAAGAAAATCGCGGATCACCCACAACGCGAGCACCAGCAGCGCCGCATACAGCACGACGCGGGCGATCTGCTGTGCGCGCGGCCGCGCGGCGATGTCGTTTGACGGCGGGACCTGTGCGGTCATGGCACCTCGGAAAGTGGGAATGGCGGTTCGCGCAGGCCGCATGCCTGCACGAACCGCCATTCTATCCATCGATGTCGCGACGCGAGGCACGCGCCTTGCCAAGCATTGTCAAATGCACGGCGCGTGCTCGCGCTCTGGCTCAGGCCACCTTGTCGGCGACGCGGTAGCGTTCGAGCCA contains:
- a CDS encoding AI-2E family transporter; the protein is MTAQVPPSNDIAARPRAQQIARVVLYAALLVLALWVIRDFLPAIAWACVIAIALWPLLKRFESNRWFRDRPTLIATVVTAGVSLLVVLPVAIALGQAIAQAHDLRIWLHSIQDNGIALPDVVSRLPYGSTQIADWWQANLGHPLHAGTAMHGANGEKVIAFGRQFGTKLAHALFEFGFMLVTLFVIMRAGHQLSGALLLGARRAFGRGGAALIERMVAAVYGTVTGLVVVGLGEGAILGVAYALAGLPHAALLGFVTAVAAMLPFCAPIVFCGAALWLFVQGATAWAIVVLALGIVVVFVAEHFVRPVLIGNSTRLPFLLVLFGILGGAETFGLIGLFVGPALMTVLTMLWSEWVA
- a CDS encoding LysE family translocator — protein: MSMLVSMAAFALASSITPGPVNIVALSAGARHGLGASLRYAAGATLGFVALFLLIGLGMHAALARWPMLTTAIQWSGIAFLLYLALRLALDDGRLPADPHAADAAGPSAAAGAAMQWLNPKAWLACVAAMGAYAADGDRAQVWQFAALYLVICFASIACWAYAGAALRERLANARRMRLFNRAMALLLAGSALYLLDV
- a CDS encoding SDR family NAD(P)-dependent oxidoreductase, with product MHIDLTGKTAVVTASTAGIGLAIAEGLARAGARVIVNGRSDESVEAALAQLRATVPGAQFDGVAADLSDAAGVARVTQHTPDADILVNNAGIYGLKAFFDIADDEWSHYFEMNVMSGVRLARHYLKGMLARNTGRIVFISSESGLNIPVDMIHYGFTKTAQLAIARGLAKLAAGTNVTVNSVLPGPTMSEGVRAMLKQTADETGRSIDDVAVDFVRSQRASSIIQRPATTEEVANLVVYVCSPQASATTGAALRVDGGVVDTIA
- a CDS encoding heavy metal sensor histidine kinase, which codes for MKRSITLRLAAMFGIVSLLVFSLVGCGLFAVMERQLFAELRATIDTRAKVAQMIVSHATTAMRGRLMQDKLADLEPPDGSTRYQIDSPDADFRFGRPVDGVPVGPPLGAFQQYALNHSSYDVMTKTIPIAGSGERPDLKLIVASSCERTQRMLRRFAWTLAALIAIASAVTLLLGHAVARFGLAPLDRLSQDAASVSATNRRQRLHTDALPTELRELAASFNGALERIQQTYARLEAFNADVAHELRTPISILIGQTQVALTSRDRSVDRMRQTLQSNLEEFERLRVIINDMLFLSRSDRGERATDLKHVSLADEVRRMLDFLEIPLDEAQLRVQLHGDARAAVDPSLFRRAMTNLLINAIQHSAPGATLTVTIARRDTLVDVSVANPGEPIDREQRAHVFERFYRLEEARANSKENHGLGLSIVKAVAEMHGGGVFVTCSGGVNTFGFSVAIHADGRAPARGVEADGPPVLAQASRALR
- a CDS encoding AraC family transcriptional regulator, producing the protein MSRSARPAAVPSPFWRDTALPFIEARSVDDGRSICYAKHTHDTFSLGAIVGGTSTYLNGARKEHVGRGVLVIVDPEQVHACNPDGADPWAYRMVYVDVPWLARLQHSLGRSPNCDFHGFAAKATQRRDLFAQFGGFYRTLVAAEVDPLGKESAAVEFFTALHRALDRALPAGRRPGADNAKLARAADYIAAHCRQAVTLDAICAAAGLSPSYLIRAFNARYGMTPHAFLIDRRVQYGRAELRRGRPIADVALDAGFADQAHFQRAFRRIAAATPGQYRSAAS